A stretch of Lactuca sativa cultivar Salinas chromosome 6, Lsat_Salinas_v11, whole genome shotgun sequence DNA encodes these proteins:
- the LOC111877487 gene encoding E3 ubiquitin-protein ligase BIG BROTHER, producing the protein MNWHLQTEFNILHSLSGSLMDFFEGLTYEHVNFIFSDVTYPQDSTNYTMNTSSYKFAYSEPGNFSYYDYFNAYAINDPIYGNNGFTRQLENTSTMNNERSTPVHMQQNGHSISTSNSHTNSSDNQQSNHNHNHNHGDQHQVVWEDNVDLDNMTYEELLELGEVVGSQSRGLSQEAISLLPVSKFKCSFFWRKKSKSERCVICQMEYKRGERQITLPCKHIYHSGCGTQWLSINKACPICYKEVVVHIPKHSEKLSK; encoded by the exons ATGAACTGGCATCTACAAACTGAATTCAACATCCTCCATAGTTTGAGTGGAAGCTTAATGGATTTCTTTGAAGGACTTACATATGAGCATGTCAATTTCATTTTTTCTGATGTTACATATCCTCAG GATAGCACAAACTATACAATGAATACCAGTTCATACAAGTTTGCATATTCAGAACCTGGGAATTTCTCATACTATGATTATTTTAATGCTTATGCAATCAATGATCCAATATATGGGAACAATGGATTCACTAGACAACTAGAAAATACTTCAACCATGAATAATGAAAGAAGTACACCTGTACATATGCAACAAAATGGACATTCAATTTCAACCTCCAATTCCCATACCAATTCTTCAGATA ATCAACAgagtaatcataatcataatcacaATCATGGTGATCAACATCAG GTTGTGTGGGAAGATAATGTTGATCTTGACAACATGACTTATGAGGAATTGCTAGAGTTAGGTGAGGTTGTTGGAAGTCAAAGCCGTGGTCTATCTCAAGAAGCTATTTCCCTTCTCCCTGTTTCAAAGTTCAAGTGTAGCTTCTTCTGGAGAAAAAAATCAAAAAGCGAAAG GTGTGTGATTTGTCAGATGGAATATAAAAGAGGTGAACGTCAGATCACTCTTCCTTGCAAACACATCTATCACTCGGGATGTGGAACTCAATGGCTTAGTATCAACAAG GCTTGCCCTATTTGTTACAAGGAGGTGGTGGTTCATATTCCAAAACATTCTGAAAAATTAAGTAAGTGA